The DNA sequence aattttttacaCTTTCAATGATTTCTCCCCCTGGTTGGAAATGCCAAAACTAAAAACTCAAAATAACCTGGGCTGCATAACTGTATCCCGGACATACTGACTCAGAAGTACTAAGCATGATAACTTGAAATTTCAGTTATTAAACTATCTAGGTGCTTCGTACAAACAAAACCTTTGAAAATTACTGATGTAGTAGATTTAAAGCCAAAATACTCCTCTGGTGAACAGGTCCCTCTATGCTTTGACCCTTCAACCTCTTCTACCTTCATCAGTACTTCAAGTATAAGTTGTACCACTTTCTCAATTGGtcaaatatttaagtattatCCTTTACCAAGTGGTAAAGAgtattaataacatatatttaataaacaatgATGTATGGGTTATATTTCTCCTACTTTAcatatggagaaactgaggcataagaaGTTTGCATAGTCTATGCAGTATCCCAGAGAGTGTGTGGTAAAACTTTTACTGAAGCTAGCTGAATATCTCAAAGCTCTTTTCTAACCATTAGATTTACTAATTCTCCAAATGCATGTGGTTATCTAACACCTGtcttatttgcatatatttgtatCTCAGTCATCTTTCCTTATGTACATTTTtagcctcagcataattattacTTTCTCCTGAAAAGCCTCCCTCATCTCCAAAATTCCATAGACACCATCCTATCTGCTCCATAATATTTTTGTAGTCCTTTATTGCAAGACTAATTACATACTGTCTAGCAATACAATCATGTGTCACATAACTACATTTCGGTCAGTGGATCActtctgcacttgaatgtttatagtagcacaattcacaattgcaaagatgtggaaacaatctcagtgcccatcaatacatgagttgattaataaaatgtggtatgtgtataccatggagtactactcagccataaaaaatggtgaattatctcttgtattttcctggatggagccaGAGcgcattctactaagtgaagtatcacaagaatggaaaaacaagcaacacatgtactcaccatcaaattggtattaagtgatcaacacttatgtgcatatatggtagCAACATTCATTAGATGTTGGGCAGGTTGGCggggggagacagggaggagtatattcacacataatggATGTGGTTCagactgtctgggggatggacatgcttgtagctctgactcggtggcaaagacaatatatgtaacctaaacatctatacacctgtaatatgctgaaattaaaaaaataaagaaaaaaagactacattGCTCACAAATACACCTATGATGATGGAGAcaaaaaaactcatttttttcttcatccagCTCTTTATATGAATTGGCTCATagatttttgttgtctttttggaaaaatgaaataagtcaaaTGTTTAGTCAATGATTTGCAgccataaatttcaaaaaaataatttctatgttttaCTGTTAAAGagtttatgaaagaaaatatgaaaatgatcaTATTGACAAATGACTATTTTGacaaaaaaaatagttaactaGTGGTTTATTCAttatttcctgctttctttcctttcctttttcaaatattctcaaCTTTCAATTCTATTAATGATCAGCTCTTCTGGGATAAAATGCTACATGCTGTATGTCCATATTTATACCTTtgaagaaaatatggagaaattatTGAATATCAAATTTGTgctacatatatgtgtatatatagtatatgagTCTATATTTTTCTACTCATGAAACTTGCATCTTTCAATGcagaatatttagaaatgaatgttaaaattatttaatcccagattttcaaatatttatttttttggttcataaatattttctcaatgagAAGATGTCATATAAACAACTAtaaacagagatttaaaaaaagcgAATGATACAGTGATGGGAAGTAATCAAAAGgtaataaatgcaatttttagCAAATATTGCTATGACATTAGTCATGCAGCACGGGAAGGGTTACCCTAAATTCAAAGAAGCAATTCAGGGTATAAAACTCTTCATAGTTTCTTAATATTGTCCATTTCAGAAGACTATTAAGTTGTACTAGAAATCCAAAACAGTGTTTTCGACCATCTCTTTGTGGTATAAGATCTCTTTTCTGAGTTGCCAAAATTTAAAGGATATAAGCATGCCAATTCTCCTGAACATAGGTCcagaatttctaaaagaaaaatacgGACTTGTACAATATGGAAGAATCAAATTCTAAATCAAACTTTCATACATCCAATATCAAATGTTGTCTATATGCCTCATTTATAtcaataattatgtttttattctttcttatcaATATTTGTAAAAAGACCGATATCAATGATTTATCTATATCTTTTAATGATGCTTCACCTTGGCACTCTCTGTTTACTTAATAAATTCCCATGGGCCAACAAGAAAGACACAGACAAAATAAAtccaattccatttatataacatgcTTAGAGAGGGACATTCCTTATTTTCTATTGTTCAAGTTAGCATTTGCAGGAAAACATAACATTCTCTGAAGGCTAAGGGAAATATCATCCAGATTTTAAGGATATACAATCATAGggttacaaaatatttatttaaaatgtttgcataaATGCAAAGGTAAAtgttttaacaagtatttattacatGGAAAGGGAAAATGGAAGAGTACTTTACTAGTTAATCTGGATATAACTGTGTTTATAAATTGTTCTTGCATGAGAGAGGGAAAGCAAAAATTAGctgtaatataataaaatgctcCAGCAATTTTATAAAATCAGGAATTAAGGATATTGTGGGTCAAATGTTATAGAAACAAGAAGAGctataaggccgggcgcagtggctcacgcctgtaatcctagcactctgggaggccgaggtgggcggatcgtttgagctcaggagttcgagaccagcctgagcaagagcgagaccccatctctactaaaaatagaaagaaattatatggacagctaaaaatatatatagaaaaaattagctgggcatggtggtgcatgcctgtagtcccagctactcgggaggctgagacaggaggatcgcttgagctcaagagtttgaggttgctgtgagctaggctaacgccacggcactcactctagcctgggcaacagagtgagactctgtctcaaaaaaaaaaaaaaaaaaaaagagctataatTTCTGAAAGCCATGAAAAAGTTAAATCACCACACCTGTTTTGAGAgtacaaagaaaaccaaataaattgGCAAATGGATTTGCCAGCTCTGAAATTATATGACTATTTAAGAAAGCTAGATGGTAGAATTTCAGACTAAATTATCAAGAAGAACCAGGAAGTAAGTAAATTTATTACTCTTAAATACAATACATATTATTCtactttatatgttttaaaatattatttgcacaTGATTGTGGACTTACAAcgcttataattttaaaaattaaacaattgttTATTACTAAGAAAATGTTGTTCCCAGTAAATGTTATTTTGacagtttatttgttcatttgctaTAGTAATATCACAAACACAAAAGCTGAATTTCACTTTGCAtgaattcaaatgtttctagacAATGATTTGTTTTAGCAACAGAAATTTCCCTTTCTTGTTCTTCTAGCTTTTTTTGctagaagagggggaaaaaatgaggcATGGAGGATAATAGCATCAATCAAACCCTTCAGTAATCTAGGAAAGAATGCCAACAAAACATAGACATGGATAACGTGTATTTTCAAAAGAGGTGATTACTATGGTGTTTGGTTATTTAACCTTGTGAAAGTTTCCTAAACTTTGTCAGACCCAGTTTCTCAAAATATCACGTTTTACGGTCAGCCTAAATAAGCTctgtaaattttcaaattctgTATTTAGATTATGCTACATTACAGGTTCCTTTTTATCATattgaggaaagggaaaaaatcaattagaatactttcatatgttttaaatatttttaaaaacaattagaagctcaattttgaaaaaaacattagAACTAGCTTCTGTATAAATGCTAACACCAGAATTTTTATCCATGGCCTGTAAGAGTGTATTTTCAATGAAAAGAGATTGATTTTTAACGTcagataatattttttacttgaaTGAAAGGTAGAGTGGGAATTGAAGAGAGGTGCTGATAGAAAGCacatgagttttttttaaatatttcatagattGTTCATAATTATacacacttttaaaatgttatatccTATCCTCAAtagtgttttactttttgtttataattCTATAGGGGGGaacatacattttctattttaaaaggggaaaaataaagatcagCAATGAAAAACCACACAGTACCCACAGAATTCATTCTTCTAGGGCTGTCAGATGACCCGGAGCTCCagattgtgatttttctctttttaattatcaTGTATATATTAAGCATCACTGGAAACTTGACCATCATCACTCTCACCTGGGTGGACTCCCATCTACAGACTCCTATGTATTTCTTCCTCAGGAACTTCTCTGTATTAGAAGTAACCTTTACAACTGTCTGTATCCCTAGATTTCTGGGCACAATTATCACCAGAGACAAAACTATTTCCTATAATAATTGTACAGCTCAgttgtttttcttcatcttcatGGGTATAACTGAATTTTACCTTCTAACTGCTATGTCCTATGATCGTTACGTAGCCATCTGCAAACCCCTGCACTACACAACCATCATGAACAAGAGAGTCTGCATATTGCTTGTCTTTTGTGCTTGGTTGGCAGGATTCTTAAATATCTTTCCACCAGTTATTCTTTTTCTCCAGTTAGATTACTGTGGCTCCAATGTCATTGATCACTTTGCCTGTGACTATTTCCCCCTATTACAATTATCCTGCTCAGACACATGGCTCCTAGAAGTGATTGGCTTTTACTCTGCAATAGTGATTCTGCTTTTCACTTTGGCATTAATCATTCTATCCTACATGTTCATCATTAGGACAATTTTGAAACTTCCTTCTGCCAGTCAGAGAAAAAAGGCATTTTCTACATGCTCCTCTCACATGAttgtcatttccatttcttatggaagcTGCATATTCATGTATGCTAATCCCTCTGCGAAAGAAAAAGCATCCATGATCAAAGGAGTAGCTATTCTCAATACTTCTGTTGCTCCTATGATGAATCCATTTATATACACCCTGCGAAACCAGCAAGTAAAGCAAGCCTTTAAGGACACCATCCAAAAGGTTATGTTTTTCTCTAGTAAATGAAAGAATGTTAAAGGAATAAAGTTTTTGTTAATGCTTTCTATTATGCGTACCCTCTCAAAAGTCTCATTGCTTCAATATAATTATATACtggtgttttttttccattttcatattaaaattttcccCACATTGCattcaataaatttgataaagcTGAATATTTCTGCATAATTTTCCAAACATTAAACTGTTCTATTCACATgtatttggatgaagtgaaaaaTCCTAGTTAATGATTATGATTTTGAATAGGAGTGGTCTGTTTTGGAAGAGACATAGGGCATTTAGTTTGATGGAGAGAATATCAGGATAGATATGGACTTTAGAATACTTCATTCTTACCAGGTAATAGAAATGAATGCTTTTAGGAAATTCGattctatttccatttctgtgaaatcAAATAACCACAATCACTAGTGGgtgggaaaaatataaatatccacttcaatatttgaaaattttagaaagtcATATGTATTCAGATTATTATACTAATAATGTTAATTATGGTAATGATGAGAAGTAGTAACAGGAGAGAAGAAGATGAAGATTTTCAGTAATGACTATATTGCAGACATATTCCAATAATATTCTatgtattgtctcatttaattctgccaacaactttatgaggtatcaaaaattattattcttcttGGGTCAGAGGTAATCTTTAGGTATATTAAATAACtctaaaaattgaaacaaaaacagagagaagagaaattgtAAAAAATATCAAGGAAAATACACGAAATTTTGATAAGCTGGTGAGAGTTTAGCTTTGTGGAGAACTAAAATTTAatctgagaatccagaaataccTTTAGAGTATTTGGAAGAAGACAAGAGAAATAACATCTCTTATCATAATATTCTACACACTGTACTTTGTATTAGGCAAGTCATATGCAAAACGTATTATATAAAACTTCTTAGTATTATTCACTCTGTcatttgtaataatttattaatagaaatttatattaaataatagcaTTGTTAAAGGACTTTCTAATATATGATTAACTCATTCTGGTTATACTTAATAATTATCTTATGACAGGTGTTTAAGATGTAGTGATGAAAAATATggttttttgcttaaatttttctcaaattctaGTGAGgagaataaataatttctaattaaaatttaatttaataaacacaACAAATTAATGTAAACAGCCTTTAAACCAGGAAATATTATCATTGACAAAGATATAGAATGTCAgttttcctgccttttctcttAGTAGAATAATGATCAATCATGATAATTGCTAAATGTGGGTTTATTTTAGTCCTAAAAATCACacatgcatttgaaaaaaatgtgataGCTTTCGCTATCACCTTAGTTTTCACTCTTACTTATACTCTTATGTCTTTCTTGATAATCTCGTGTgtcataaaaaaaatcacattatttcttaattaaaaagagTTACTAAGAATAAGGTTATGAAGATCTTCAAACAGGGACAAAATTCTCCTCCGTATCTCTTTCTGCCTCCAATCTGTATTATGAATCATGGATTGCTCTTCTACTGACTTTGATCCATGTATTAATACCACTGAGACACGAAACTGCCAGGCAATGCTTCAGGCATTTCTTTAGGCATTGCTTAACTGTGCAGGCATTGCCTGACTGAGTCaggaagtctttaaaaaaaagtttccagtTACCCTGATCAAAACAACATGGTGGCAGGACTAGTTCCAACTGGTTAGAACCAAGATTGTGGAGAAACCTACTGCTTCTTGACCTTATAGCTTTATTATACTATTATTACCATAAAATTACCATGAACATTTCTAAGGAAACCTCCCACTCCTATCATGAacctgacaccatgacactcccAGTTTGACCATATTTAGTCAAAAGGAAGGTGTCACCCTAATTCCAGGAAAACACTAAGCCCTTTCCAAGAAATAATGTGAATATTCCTCCTcttgtttagcctataattaagCCTTTGCTTAAATAGAGGGGCTAAAGGAACCATGGGTCCCGTTCCTTTAGTCATCCACTGGGAAAACTAGCCTCTACTCTGTCTGGGGAGCAGTAGATTTTCTATACTTTCTGATTAAAACTTGGTTTCACTTTATACTGTTGGCtcgctcctgaattctttcttgcatgaAGCCAACAACTCACTAAGACTTCAAGTGATTCCCAGCATTGGGAGTCACTTTCTTGTGTCACCACTGCATGTCTATTATTCTCCCAGGTCTATCTATCTGAAAGAAGTTATGTTACCAAGTACACCCTAGATTTCTAGAAGACGCCAAACTgtttcaagtatttttattttacatccaGGAAACACTGAGGTTTATTTCTCAATTCAAGTCCATGCACAAAATGAACAGGAAAATCAAAACAATTACTATTATACATATTGAACATTTTAAGATATTATCtggaaagtaataaaataagagattatgcatatactattttttaactCAATATCTCTATGTGgatatttatacttttctataaCTAGAATAAGAATCTTCCATGTATAaactctttataatttttatataatcatcAAAATTCAATCATATATtagtctaaaaattttttttaaagcaactagGTTGTAAGTATGTGGTAGCAATTTGGGTTAAGAGAATAATACCATCTTCACGATATGGGATTTCAGATGACAGTTGAAaaggtatacatatacatacagaattaattttttttataaaagcatataCCAAGTGTCACATCAATGTAAAGATGGGGTTGCTCACAAGATCTGAATTATACAGGAAGGATTTCcagttaatataataaatgtaattaaatggATATTCTCAGCAAAGAGAATCATAATTGCAAATAACACAGAGCTGTAAAAGTGAGGGAAGAGGCCTATGGTGAATTATGAGAgaataaatagaaagcaaaaaatagCAATTACTTCCTTTTCATGCTTTTCAGGGAAGAGTTAATTTTATTGATTCAATTTATTATGCAAAGCAAAATATCCTATAAAACAAACACTTTTGTTATGTGAATGTTATGTCTTAAACTATGTTAAATGTTTTATCTAGTCCTCTGAGGTTTTAACAGTTCCTTTAAGTGggtattttttctccttctaaagAATGAGGCATAGAGAGTCACAGGAAATAATCACAAATAATCAATACATACCAAAATAGTGATTTTAAATAAGGTCTATGAGCCAGCAACTCAGCTATTGTACCAACTTTTTATGGAGGGTAGAAatcttgcaaaataaaaatatacaagtgaAATGTAGAATTTCAGAATTAAACATAATTGTGGTGCACTttaagtgtattttattttccttcatgtcTATGGGAAATATTCTGTCATTTTTGAATTAAACACTGACTTATCCACATCACCAGCCTCACCTGTAGCTGTAGAATACATGATTCATAATTCATTATCTCACTCAGAGATATTACTTAGTAATTCTCCATCAGTCTGCTTTGAGACACAGTAAATCTTTGTATCCTTAAATACTTACAGCTCTTTAGTATTCATCATGCCCTACATCTCTCTCTGATATCAAGATGCTTGTACCAAAGTTCCCAAGCCAAAGTTgccttttttcttcatctatataaTTGGACCTTCATTGCTATATTTTATAGTCACATAGGATCACATAAGCATCTAGGAATGGTTCAGTATGCTTACCCATATGACAGCAATTTACttggaactttatttttcttgactgTCTCTACTAATGGACTATgagcatttttaaagcaaaatgaacATTTTGTTCATTATTCCCTAACAAAGAATTTAATGTAATGCagtcattcaataaaatattttttaattaatcaaaaaaTGAATGGAAGTCTCAAAATGCCTACTTCCTATTAACATTATTAATGTATTCTGCCTTTAGATTAGCATTGCTCTTCTCTGTCATCTTCTTTGAACAACTTTTTATATCTAGGTTTTCTAGGACTCCTTGTTTTTCAGaaccatgtattaatatataaatcacaacaagagaaggaaatcaaaggcatctaaatggggacagaagagatcaaactatcactctttgctgatggtatatctaatatttagaaacccccaaagattctgccaagaggctactgaattgaaaaataaattcagcaaagtctcaggttacaaaatcaatgtacacaaatcagtagcattcctatacgccaacaacagtcaaactgagaaccaaatcaaagactcaaaactcttcacaatagcaataaagaaaataaaatacctaggaatatatttaactaaggaggtgacagacgtctacaggaagaactatgaaacactaaggaaggatagcagaggatataaacagatggaaaaccataccatgctcgtgaattggcagaatcaacattgttaaaatgtctatactgcccaaaatgatctacagattcattgcaatccctattaaaatatcagcatcattttttgcagatctagaaaaaataattctaagctttatatggaaccagagaagaccctggatAGCTAAAgtgaccttaagcaaaaagaacaaatcaggaggcatcagtctaccagacctcaagctatactacaaggctatagtagcCAAAACtgaatggtactggcacaagaaaagagacatagaccaatgaaacagaacagagaacccagatataaaatcatcctcatatagccatttgatctttgacaaaacagacaaaaacatacactgggcaaaagaatccctattcaatcaATGGTGCttagaaaattggatagccatgtaTAGAAGACTacaacaggatccacacctctcacctttcacaaaaatcaactcacaatgtaTAACAGATTTACACCTAAAgcatgaagccataagaattctagaaaaaaaaacattggaaaaactcttatagacataagcctaggcaaaaaatttgtgaagaagaccccaaaagcaatcacagcatcaacaaaataaataaatgggacctgatcaaattaaaaagcttctgcacagccaaagaaactatcactagggCAAATAGactacctacagaatgagaaatatatttgcacgctatatatccgataaagggctgataactaggatctatacagaactcaggaaaatcagcaagaaaaaaatcaaacaattccattaaaaagcaggcaaaggacataaacagaaacttttcaaaagaagatagactaatggccaacaaacatatgcaaaaatgcttaacatctctaatcatcagggaaatgcaaatcaaaaccacaatgagatatcacttaactccaataagaatggcttttatcaaaaatacccaaaagaaatgttggtgtagatgcgaagagataggaacacttatacactgttggtgggattgcaaactagtacaacctctatggaaagtagtatgaagatatctcaaagaagtaaaagtagaattaccatttgatccaacaatcccactatcGGACATCTTCCCAAagggaaaaagacatttttacattgcactagaatgtttatagccgcacgattcacaattgcaaagaggtggaagcaactcaagtgccCAGTaccaataaaatgtggtatatgtataccatggagtactactcagccacaaaaaacaatggtgaactaatacctcttatattatcttagatagagctggagcccattgttccaagtgaggtatcacaagaatggaaaaacaagcaccacatacactcaccatcaaatttgtattaactgatcaacacatatatgcacataaggaAGCAACATTCATCAGGGGTCAGACAGGTTGGCAGGGGAAGGAAGGTATggatatattcatacctaatgggtgtggtgcgcactgtctgggggatggacacacctgtagctctgactcgggcaggacaaaggcaatatatgtaacctaaacacttgtatctctgtaatatcctgaaataaaaaagagaataaagaagttggtctcataagattataatgccatatttttactgtatcttttatgtttagatatttttacatatacaaatgtttaccattgtgttatgttgagcctaagaatactgagttatagaaatgctccctgtatttttggagacaagatttgatttcagaagtcaaaataaggctttgccttaaagaaaaaataaatatgttagttcaaaagctgccttgcctcaggagggcatctcattggtcagtaacagctgcatttcaaagagacagctgtaggCTGgacctatggttctcacctgtttcgAAAGACAAGACAGGCTTCACCTAGGGCATAGGTTGCCAGAACTGATTAAAGGCCACGGGAGATGacagctgatcaaatagatatgctaatgcccaagctgggcccagacagaaccatgtggttaaagtaattagcacaaggcacagctcatgttgacttctgagatcatccctgtctccaagaacacaattaccggagccaagatgtctctgatttttgctaaagtaatagccttgtcataaaacttagaagtttaccctaagaagattttgtaactcattgttcacctagatagagttagttataggatctgtagtagccttttagaagactttgaccctaaaccaaactgcctgttattatgtaaatcccattgcccttggcaacccgAGCATATATCTGCCCTATAAGTACCCATGTAAAAAGTTCAGTCTTTGTTATATTTTCGCGGGAGAAATATATACCTTCCGGACACCCtccctttgtctatcttcataaacctttactttataaactatatctttgctctgcctattattattttttatttctgtttcctactattttttcatcctttgcgacgactcctgcctgagagacccgaccggaaaaaaaacctctttacGGGTAGCATAGCTAATTCTCCGcagtgttacaattgcctatagtatttagtacagtaaTATCCTGTACAGGTTTGTGGCCTAGGAGCAGTGGGCTTTACCATTTAGCCTAAGTGTAtcataggctataccatctaggtttgtgtaagtacagtctatgatgtttgcacaatgaaattgcctaatgatgcatttctcagaagtaGTCCCAtaattaagtgatgcatgactacaTTTGGTTTATCTGTTTACATCCGTTAAGCaaggaaagctttttaaaagtaaggaTTGAACCCCTCATAAATTTCAGAATTAGAtagatgttttatatatatatatatatatatatatatatatagaattgaTTAACAAATTACATAAAGCAAGTTACACGAGACACATTTTATTCAAAGTCATGGTTTCTGGAAACTGATAGGCCATAAAGAGATGTTATTTTAAGTTTGGATTAAGGAATTGAAGGAAGTTATTGCAGCAGTGTGAAATGTTTCATAAGAAAGAATCGAATGTAAGGGTAGAACTGAATTAGAAAATTCTTCAAGAAAATCTCTTACATTAGATAACTGATGAGGTAGAAAAACAtgattaaaacaaatacatgaaacatgtttttccagtttttgtggTAAGGATGTAATTCATATcatattcttaaaacatttttttttttgagaaatacagaTTCTTCTGTAATACATCCCAGAAGACTTCTTTCACCTGCTGGTTCCTTAGAGTATAAATGAAGGGATTTAATAAAGGAGCAATTGAGGTATACAGCAAAGCTACACCTTTGGACACAGTCACTCTTTCTTTTGCAGATGGTTTAATATACATAAAGATACAGCTACCATAAGTCATGGAGACAACGATCATGTGGGAAGTACAAGTGGAAAAAGCTTTGGTCCTTTCTTGTGCCAATGGGAATTTCAGAATGGTCTTAATGATGCAAGTGTAAGAGAGAATCACTAATACCAATGTGACCACAAGTGTCACCACAGCTAAGATGAAAGACATCAATTCTAGGACATGTGTATCTGTGCAGGAGATTTGCAGGATAGGAGAAGTTTCACACATAAAGTGATCAATTATTTTGGAAGCACAGAAATCCAG is a window from the Eulemur rufifrons isolate Redbay chromosome 16, OSU_ERuf_1, whole genome shotgun sequence genome containing:
- the LOC138397000 gene encoding olfactory receptor 6C3-like, yielding MKNHTVPTEFILLGLSDDPELQIVIFLFLIIMYILSITGNLTIITLTWVDSHLQTPMYFFLRNFSVLEVTFTTVCIPRFLGTIITRDKTISYNNCTAQLFFFIFMGITEFYLLTAMSYDRYVAICKPLHYTTIMNKRVCILLVFCAWLAGFLNIFPPVILFLQLDYCGSNVIDHFACDYFPLLQLSCSDTWLLEVIGFYSAIVILLFTLALIILSYMFIIRTILKLPSASQRKKAFSTCSSHMIVISISYGSCIFMYANPSAKEKASMIKGVAILNTSVAPMMNPFIYTLRNQQVKQAFKDTIQKVMFFSSK